The Mesorhizobium loti DNA segment CAACGTCTCCGCCGCCGCGCACAATCTCGGCATTTCGCGAGCCACTCTGCATCGCAAGCTCGCCCGCTTCGGCATCCGCCGGCCGCATTGAGTTTCGGCGCCAAACCTGTCGCAATCTTGCGACAGTCGGCCTTGGGTGGATGACTTGCCCGGGCTGACAAAGCCCGAGGCTGTCCGCAATCTCCCTAGCAGCGCGGTACATCCCGTACCGCTGTTTCCTGGGAGGAAGACGATGAACAAGGTGGAATTTTCCCGCACGGCCAAGGTTCCCTTCGCCAAGCGCTACGACAACTACATCGGCGGCAAATGGGTGGCGCCGCATTCAGGAAAGTATTTTGACAACATCTCGCCGGTGAACGGGAAGCCGCTTGGCGAAATCGCCCGTTCGGATGCGAACGACATCGAGGCGGCACTCGATGCCGCGCACAAGGCCAAGGACACCTGGGGCAAGACCAGTGCCGCGGCCCGTGCTCTCATCCTCAACCGCATCGCCGATCGCATGGAAGACAATCTCGACCTTCTGGCGCTCGCCGAGACCTGGGACAATGGCAAGCCGATCCGCGAGACGACCGCGGCCGACCTGCCGCTCGCCATCGACCATTTCCGCTATTTCGCTGGAGCTGTACGCAGCCAGGAAGGCGGCATCTCCGAGATCGACCACGACACCGTCGCCTATCATTTCCATGAGCCGCTGGGCGTCGTCGGCCAGATCATTCCCTGGAATTTCCCGCTGCTGATGGCGGTGTGGAAACTGGCGCCGGCTCTTGCCGCCGGCAATTGCGTGGTGCTGAAGCCGGCCGAACAGACGCCCGCCACCATCATGCTATGGGCGGACCTGATCGGCGACCTGTTGCCGGATGGCGTGCTCAACATCGTCAACGGCTTCGGCCTTGAAGCAGGCAAGCCGCTCGCTTCCTCGAACCGCATCGCCAAGATCGCCTTTACCGGTGAGACGACGACCGGTCGGCTGATCTCGCAATATGCCAGCCAGAACCTCATCCCGGTGACGCTCGAACTCGGCGGCAAGTCGCCCAACATCTTTTTCCAGGACGTGACGTCGGAGGACGACGATTTCTTCGACAAGGCGATCGAAGGCTTCGTCATGTTCGCGCTCAACCAGGGTGAGGTCTGCACTTGCCCTAGCCGGGCGCTGGTGCAT contains these protein-coding regions:
- a CDS encoding aldehyde dehydrogenase yields the protein MNKVEFSRTAKVPFAKRYDNYIGGKWVAPHSGKYFDNISPVNGKPLGEIARSDANDIEAALDAAHKAKDTWGKTSAAARALILNRIADRMEDNLDLLALAETWDNGKPIRETTAADLPLAIDHFRYFAGAVRSQEGGISEIDHDTVAYHFHEPLGVVGQIIPWNFPLLMAVWKLAPALAAGNCVVLKPAEQTPATIMLWADLIGDLLPDGVLNIVNGFGLEAGKPLASSNRIAKIAFTGETTTGRLISQYASQNLIPVTLELGGKSPNIFFQDVTSEDDDFFDKAIEGFVMFALNQGEVCTCPSRALVHEKIYDKFMERALKRVEAIVQGDPLDPATMIGAQASGEQLEKILSYFDIGRKEGAEVLAGGEQNHLPGDLAGGYYVKPTVFKGHNKMRIFQEEIFGPVVSVTTFKDDDEALSIANDTLYGLGAGIWSRDANRCYRFGRAIQAGRVWTNCYHAYPAHAAFGGYKQSGIGRENHKMMLDHYQQTKNMLVSYSPKKLGFF